One region of Arvicola amphibius chromosome 3, mArvAmp1.2, whole genome shotgun sequence genomic DNA includes:
- the LOC121677139 gene encoding cornifin-A-like: protein MQPHSRAATQPCSPIAVQSHSSAVPQTCSPTAVQSHSHAVPQPCSHTAVQPHSSAVPQQCSPTAMQVHSNAATQQCSPIAMQSHRSAVTQPCSHTAMQPHSSAVTQQCSHTAMQPHSHAVTWLCSDIAMQFHSNAVPQQCSHTAMKSHSHAVTQQYSQQQCSPTAMQLHSTYPLVSGTLQFL, encoded by the coding sequence ATGCAGCCACACAGCCGTGCAGCCACACAGCCATGCAGTCCCATAGCCGTGCAGTCCCACAGCAGTGCAGTCCCACAGACATGCAGTCCCACAGCAGTGCAGTCCCACAGCCATGCAGTCCCACAGCCATGCAGTCACACAGCCGTGCAGCCACACAGCAGTGCAGTCCCACAGCAGTGCAGTCCCACAGCAATGCAGGTACACAGCAATGCAGCTACACAGCAGTGCAGTCCCATAGCCATGCAGTCACACAGAAGTGCAGTCACACAGCCATGCAGTCACACAGCCATGCAGCCACACAGCAGTGCAGTCACACAGCAGTGCAGTCACACAGCAATGCAGCCACACAGCCATGCAGTCACATGGCTATGCAGTGACATAGCAATGCAGTTCCACAGCAATGCAGTCCCACAGCAGTGCAGTCACACAGCCATGAAGTCACACAGCCATGCAGTCACACAGCAATACAGTCAACAGCAGTGCAGTCCCACAGCAATGCAGCTACACAGCACATATCCTCTTGTATCAGGCActcttcagtttctgtga